From the genome of Rarobacter incanus, one region includes:
- a CDS encoding bifunctional methylenetetrahydrofolate dehydrogenase/methenyltetrahydrofolate cyclohydrolase, giving the protein MTANVLDGKATAATIKAELADRVAALRDRGTEPGLGTLLVGQDPGSKWYVAGKHRDCAEVGIRSIREDLPETATQDEIEAAVTRLNNDPACTGYIVQLPLPKGIDTNRVLELIDPDKDADGLHPTNLGRLVLRGSGPITSSLPCTPFGIVELVERHGLSWAGKHVVVVGRGVTVGRSIGLLLTRKEINATVTLTHTGTRDLPALLRQADVIVAAAGSPGIVSAADVKPGAIVLDVGVSRATDPQTGKSVVVGDVDPAAAEVAGWLSPNPGGVGPMTRAMLLVNVVEAAERQAGL; this is encoded by the coding sequence ATGACGGCGAACGTTCTAGATGGCAAGGCGACGGCCGCGACCATCAAGGCGGAACTGGCGGATAGAGTCGCGGCGCTACGGGATCGCGGGACTGAGCCGGGTCTCGGCACGTTGCTGGTGGGGCAGGACCCCGGAAGCAAGTGGTATGTCGCGGGTAAGCACCGCGATTGCGCCGAGGTCGGAATACGCTCGATCCGCGAGGATTTACCCGAGACGGCGACCCAAGACGAGATCGAGGCCGCGGTCACGAGGCTGAACAACGACCCCGCATGCACGGGCTATATCGTGCAGTTGCCGCTCCCGAAGGGAATCGACACCAACAGGGTGCTGGAACTGATCGATCCTGACAAGGACGCAGACGGACTGCACCCGACGAACCTGGGGCGGTTAGTTCTGCGTGGCTCGGGACCCATCACGTCTTCCTTGCCGTGCACTCCATTCGGGATCGTGGAATTGGTCGAAAGGCACGGCCTTTCCTGGGCCGGGAAGCACGTTGTCGTCGTTGGGCGCGGGGTTACCGTGGGACGGTCGATCGGGCTGCTGCTCACGCGCAAGGAGATCAATGCGACAGTCACTCTGACGCACACCGGGACGCGTGATTTGCCGGCCCTACTGCGCCAGGCAGACGTCATCGTCGCCGCCGCCGGTTCGCCGGGAATCGTGTCCGCGGCGGACGTGAAGCCGGGGGCCATTGTCCTGGATGTCGGCGTTAGCCGCGCAACCGACCCTCAGACCGGGAAATCGGTGGTCGTTGGCGATGTCGATCCGGCGGCCGCCGAGGTGGCGGGCTGGCTTTCGCCCAACCCCGGAGGAGTGGGGCCGATGACTCGGGCGATGCTGTTGGTCAACGTGGTGGAGGCAGCCGAACGGCAGGCGGGACTTTAG
- a CDS encoding glycosyl hydrolase family 18 protein codes for MFRSTQLDASLWSRHKKVLVAGAAALALALSSGAAIGSAAPVVAAADAACTAPAWAATGSYSGGSQVTYQGHTYTAKWWAGATDIPGKAEQWVDNGACTGDPGSGGGTTPGSGDGSNNGSGSGGTGGTTAPDSALNGYRNVGYFAQWGVYGRKFTVKNVDTSGAAKQLTHINYSFANIDNNTYKCFIKNGQAREGHPEGAGDAFADYGKTYSAGDSVSGTADTWNQPLAGSFNQLKQLKAKYPHLKVMISIGGWTYSKYFSKAAATDASRKALVSSCIDLYLKGNVPIIDGFGGDGAAAGIFDGIDIDWEWPGSTNGEASNFVDPVNDKANFKALLKEFRTQLDALENQTGRHYLLSGFLPANPADINAGGWNDPELFDYFDYGNIQGYDFWGTWDLSKNGHQANLYDDPKDNRAADKRYSIDKAVKQYTSKGIAPSQLGIGLAAYGRGWSGVTSDQSWVSGNYTAAHGTWEAGNEDYDVITGTCTDSFDPVAGAAWCYNASTKTWWSYDNKESIAAKASYIVANGLGGGMWWELSGDERNELISTLNTKLLAAKQGPVDAGNTDTGGNNGGNDNTGGNNGGNDNTGGNNGGTDNTGGNNGGNNGGNNGGNDNTGGNGGNDNTGGNGGNDNTGGNGGNDNTGGNGGNDNTGGTGGNDNTGGTGGNDNTGGTGGNDNDSTIEWVTMDYRSVVAGLTATYGRTNTVSFAITESGKPVEGSITVRLSAGSKSANRTLRLQDGRASFVLDRGLDANTYPLRVTVTPKTGASFSKTLIVRVKKAKAVIAKQRALGKGKKRAIKRGTVRRIRVVFTAPRNANLRGTVKASVNGKQIGKGKLRLVKGKWQTTIAVKNATKKGRIKLSIRGNKNISSAKISTKIRVR; via the coding sequence ATGTTTCGTTCAACTCAGCTCGACGCCTCCCTCTGGTCGAGGCACAAGAAGGTACTCGTCGCGGGTGCTGCCGCATTAGCGCTCGCACTCAGTTCAGGCGCGGCAATTGGCAGCGCCGCGCCGGTAGTTGCCGCCGCTGATGCAGCGTGCACGGCGCCCGCATGGGCCGCGACGGGAAGCTACAGCGGCGGCTCGCAGGTCACATATCAGGGGCATACCTACACCGCGAAGTGGTGGGCAGGTGCTACCGATATCCCAGGAAAGGCCGAGCAATGGGTAGACAATGGTGCATGCACGGGTGATCCCGGCAGCGGTGGAGGGACGACGCCAGGATCGGGCGACGGTTCCAACAACGGATCGGGTTCAGGCGGCACGGGTGGAACGACTGCACCGGACTCCGCTCTGAACGGATACCGCAATGTCGGATACTTTGCTCAATGGGGTGTCTACGGTCGCAAGTTTACGGTCAAGAACGTCGACACTTCCGGCGCCGCCAAGCAGTTGACGCACATCAACTACTCGTTCGCGAATATCGATAACAACACCTACAAGTGCTTTATCAAGAACGGACAGGCACGCGAAGGCCACCCTGAAGGCGCAGGGGACGCGTTCGCGGACTATGGCAAGACCTATTCGGCCGGTGATTCCGTGTCGGGCACGGCCGATACGTGGAATCAGCCACTAGCCGGTAGCTTCAATCAGCTCAAGCAACTCAAGGCGAAGTACCCACACCTCAAGGTCATGATCTCGATCGGCGGGTGGACCTATTCCAAGTACTTCTCAAAGGCCGCGGCGACGGATGCATCCAGGAAGGCACTCGTATCTTCATGCATCGATCTGTACCTCAAGGGCAACGTTCCAATCATCGATGGCTTCGGCGGTGACGGCGCTGCGGCCGGCATCTTCGACGGAATCGATATCGACTGGGAATGGCCAGGCTCCACGAACGGGGAGGCTTCGAACTTCGTTGACCCCGTCAACGACAAGGCGAATTTCAAAGCACTGCTCAAGGAATTCCGCACGCAACTAGATGCCCTTGAGAACCAAACGGGCCGCCACTACTTGCTGTCCGGATTCTTGCCCGCTAACCCGGCTGACATTAACGCGGGTGGTTGGAATGACCCAGAGCTGTTCGATTACTTCGACTACGGGAACATCCAGGGCTACGACTTCTGGGGGACCTGGGATCTTTCGAAGAACGGACATCAGGCAAACCTCTACGACGATCCAAAGGACAATCGCGCGGCGGACAAGCGGTACAGCATCGATAAGGCTGTCAAGCAATACACGTCGAAGGGGATCGCACCTTCGCAACTTGGTATCGGTCTTGCCGCCTACGGCCGCGGATGGTCGGGCGTCACTTCCGATCAGTCTTGGGTATCCGGGAACTACACGGCAGCCCATGGCACCTGGGAAGCAGGAAATGAAGACTATGACGTCATCACTGGGACATGCACGGATTCCTTTGACCCGGTGGCCGGCGCCGCCTGGTGCTACAACGCGTCAACCAAGACATGGTGGTCCTACGACAACAAGGAGTCGATAGCGGCAAAGGCTTCATACATCGTCGCCAACGGTCTGGGAGGCGGCATGTGGTGGGAGCTGTCCGGCGATGAGCGCAACGAACTAATCTCGACGCTGAATACCAAACTGCTCGCCGCCAAGCAGGGCCCCGTCGACGCGGGAAACACCGACACCGGCGGCAACAACGGCGGCAACGACAACACCGGCGGCAACAACGGCGGCAACGACAACACCGGCGGCAACAACGGCGGCACCGACAACACCGGCGGCAACAACGGCGGCAACAACGGCGGTAACAACGGCGGCAACGACAACACCGGCGGCAACGGCGGCAACGACAACACCGGCGGCAACGGCGGCAACGACAACACCGGCGGCAACGGCGGCAACGACAACACCGGCGGCAACGGCGGCAACGACAACACCGGCGGCACCGGCGGCAACGACAACACCGGCGGCACCGGCGGCAACGACAACACCGGCGGCACCGGCGGCAACGACAACGATTCCACGATCGAATGGGTAACCATGGACTACAGATCCGTGGTGGCGGGCCTGACAGCGACGTACGGACGCACCAACACCGTTTCGTTTGCGATCACGGAATCCGGCAAGCCGGTCGAGGGCTCGATCACCGTGCGCCTCTCTGCCGGGTCCAAGAGCGCGAACCGGACGCTGCGGCTGCAGGACGGGAGGGCCTCGTTCGTTCTTGACCGCGGCCTCGATGCCAACACCTATCCACTGCGGGTGACGGTGACACCGAAGACGGGGGCCTCGTTCTCAAAAACTCTGATCGTCCGAGTCAAGAAGGCCAAGGCCGTCATTGCGAAGCAGCGAGCCCTGGGAAAGGGCAAGAAGCGCGCGATCAAACGCGGGACGGTCAGGCGGATCCGTGTCGTCTTCACCGCGCCGCGCAACGCCAACCTGCGCGGCACCGTCAAAGCCAGCGTCAACGGGAAGCAGATTGGCAAGGGAAAGCTCCGCTTGGTCAAGGGGAAGTGGCAAACCACCATCGCGGTAAAGAACGCGACAAAGAAGGGAAGAATCAAGCTGTCGATACGGGGCAATAAGAACATCAGCAGCGCCAAAATCAGCACTAAAATCCGTGTGAGGTAG
- a CDS encoding exodeoxyribonuclease III has translation MLKIATINVNGIRAAAKRGLVPWIETQRPDVLLLQEVRANDDIVADLLPGWNIAHQACRIKGRAGVAIATTLALGDIRTGAQDEEPDVDTGRWIEADIITPSGTALTVVSAYLHSGTVGTIKMDQKYAHLDVVTDRMAHLAQRGGKSIVGGDINIAHHNDDIKNWKGNLKAAGFLPEERAYLDRWFDELGFVDVGRAVAGPGPGPYTWWSWRGKAFDNDAGWRIDYQIATPELAATVKSAVVDRAAAYDQRFSDHAPLIVEYDI, from the coding sequence GTGCTAAAAATCGCGACAATCAATGTCAATGGAATCCGTGCGGCGGCGAAGAGGGGCCTCGTCCCTTGGATAGAAACGCAACGGCCAGATGTACTGCTCCTGCAAGAAGTGCGGGCAAATGACGACATCGTCGCCGACCTGCTACCCGGATGGAACATCGCGCATCAGGCGTGCCGGATCAAGGGGCGCGCGGGTGTGGCGATTGCCACCACGCTGGCGCTGGGCGACATTCGCACCGGGGCCCAAGACGAAGAGCCCGATGTTGATACGGGGCGCTGGATTGAGGCCGACATCATTACCCCGTCGGGTACTGCGCTCACGGTGGTGTCGGCCTACCTGCATTCCGGCACGGTTGGAACCATCAAAATGGACCAAAAATACGCGCACCTGGACGTTGTCACCGACCGCATGGCGCACCTGGCGCAGCGCGGGGGGAAATCGATCGTGGGTGGGGACATCAACATCGCCCACCACAACGACGACATCAAGAACTGGAAGGGAAACCTGAAAGCGGCCGGATTCCTGCCGGAAGAGAGGGCCTACCTGGATCGCTGGTTCGACGAACTGGGATTCGTAGATGTCGGGCGGGCGGTTGCCGGCCCGGGTCCCGGCCCATACACCTGGTGGTCGTGGCGGGGCAAGGCATTCGACAACGATGCTGGGTGGCGCATCGACTACCAGATAGCGACCCCGGAGCTGGCGGCGACGGTCAAGTCTGCTGTCGTGGATCGCGCGGCCGCATACGACCAGCGCTTTTCGGACCACGCCCCGCTGATCGTCGAATACGACATCTAG
- a CDS encoding P-loop NTPase yields METPAQNTVIARVRDALSTVDDPEIRRPITELGMVRRVALDPADPTRVQIGIDLTQAGCPLRADLGDAVTRAALSVPGVGHVDIDFGVMTPAQRSQLRITLRGTDGRAPNPFADPGSLTRIFAIASGKGGVGKSTMTANLAAAMAADGLSVGVIDADIHGFSLPLMLGSTAQPTRIDAMLIPPVIHGIKLVSIGMFTPPGRAVVWRGPMLHRTLEQFLGDVFWGDLDVLLLDLPPGTGDMAISVAQLLPTSQLVVVTTPQIAAADVAMRAGALAVQTSQRVAGVVENMSWLQAPDGSRMEIFGRGGGELVAGRLAQSLGSPVPLLGQVPLDTAIREGGDSGLPVVLGNPQSAAAQAITRVARALTSRPRGLPGQSLPISPL; encoded by the coding sequence ATGGAAACTCCCGCGCAGAATACCGTGATTGCCCGCGTGCGCGACGCGCTCTCTACCGTCGACGACCCCGAGATCCGGCGTCCCATTACCGAACTGGGCATGGTGCGCCGCGTCGCTCTCGACCCCGCCGACCCAACCCGGGTGCAAATCGGCATCGACCTCACCCAAGCCGGCTGCCCGCTTCGCGCCGATTTGGGCGACGCGGTGACCCGGGCGGCGCTCTCGGTGCCCGGGGTGGGCCACGTCGATATCGATTTCGGCGTCATGACGCCCGCGCAGCGCTCGCAGTTGCGCATCACCTTGCGCGGCACCGACGGACGCGCCCCCAACCCCTTCGCGGACCCCGGATCCCTGACTCGCATCTTTGCGATCGCATCCGGCAAGGGCGGGGTCGGCAAGTCGACCATGACCGCGAATCTCGCCGCCGCGATGGCCGCGGATGGACTGAGCGTCGGCGTCATTGACGCGGACATTCACGGTTTCTCGCTACCTTTGATGCTCGGCTCCACCGCTCAGCCAACGCGCATAGACGCAATGCTGATCCCGCCGGTCATACACGGGATAAAGCTCGTATCGATCGGCATGTTCACGCCCCCGGGCCGGGCGGTCGTCTGGCGCGGCCCCATGCTCCACCGAACGCTGGAGCAGTTCCTCGGCGACGTTTTTTGGGGGGACCTGGACGTGCTGCTTCTCGACTTGCCGCCCGGCACGGGCGACATGGCGATCTCCGTCGCACAACTGCTGCCGACTTCCCAGCTCGTTGTCGTGACGACCCCGCAGATTGCCGCTGCGGATGTCGCCATGCGGGCCGGGGCCCTGGCCGTGCAGACCTCCCAGCGCGTGGCCGGAGTCGTGGAAAACATGTCGTGGTTGCAAGCCCCTGACGGATCCCGCATGGAAATCTTTGGGCGCGGCGGCGGGGAACTCGTCGCTGGTCGTTTGGCCCAATCGCTCGGGTCGCCGGTTCCCCTTCTGGGGCAGGTTCCCCTGGACACGGCGATTCGTGAGGGCGGGGACAGCGGCCTACCGGTGGTCCTGGGGAATCCGCAATCCGCCGCCGCGCAGGCGATCACGCGCGTTGCCCGCGCACTAACGAGCCGGCCGCGCGGTCTGCCCGGGCAATCCCTCCCGATCTCGCCGCTGTAG
- a CDS encoding DUF1003 domain-containing protein yields the protein MAERLDLPRTTRRTILPRVNVTQEGFGNVSEAIARFMGTPQFLVYMTIFCIAWLAWNSFAPGELRFDKAANGFTALTLMLSLQASYSAPLILLAQNRQTDRDRVSAEQDRQRAERNLADTEYLAREVAALRIALGDVATRDFVRSELRNLLEELNHDDRDDHAEDNGTTHISTERK from the coding sequence ATGGCTGAGCGCCTGGATCTTCCCCGCACCACTCGGCGCACTATTCTGCCGCGAGTCAACGTTACCCAAGAGGGCTTCGGAAACGTCTCCGAGGCGATAGCGCGCTTCATGGGGACACCGCAGTTCTTGGTGTACATGACGATTTTCTGTATCGCGTGGTTGGCCTGGAACTCCTTTGCCCCCGGTGAGCTACGTTTCGACAAGGCCGCGAACGGCTTCACCGCCCTGACGTTGATGCTGTCCCTGCAAGCGTCCTACTCCGCACCCTTAATCCTGCTGGCGCAGAACAGGCAGACCGATCGCGACCGCGTCAGCGCCGAACAGGATCGCCAGCGCGCCGAGCGTAATCTGGCTGACACCGAATACCTGGCGCGGGAAGTCGCGGCGCTCCGGATCGCCCTGGGCGACGTGGCGACCCGCGACTTCGTGCGCTCCGAATTGCGAAACCTGCTCGAAGAGTTGAACCACGACGACCGCGACGATCACGCCGAGGACAACGGGACAACGCACATTTCGACGGAAAGAAAATAA
- a CDS encoding magnesium transporter MgtE N-terminal domain-containing protein produces MSSASGRVFIARLAGTKVFDPLGDLVGRVRDVVVTLRQHGNPRAVGLVVEVAGRKRVFLPLTRVTSIAPGQVISTGLLNMRRFEQRPMETLAIGELLDREVQLTDGSGKATIEDLAMEQSRMRDWEITKLSLRRDAPTGGGLVLRRRGETWVADVSDVLALTRTGAEQSAKTLLATYEELKPADLADVLHELDDTRRLEVATAMDDERLADVLEELPDDDRVDILTRLKVDRAADVLEAMQPDDAADLLHEMPDAQAAQLLALMEPEEAKDVRLLLSYDEKTAGGLMTTEPVIVSPETSIATGLARIRRADVPPALAATIFVVRPPVETPTGRFLGVVHFQRMLREPPHGAIGTIVDSDIEPVDPHTSLSEIARQLATYNLLALPVVDEDRHLLGAVSIDDVLDHMLPEDWRGTDDSKTQGDANHG; encoded by the coding sequence GTGAGCAGTGCTTCTGGAAGGGTATTTATAGCGCGCCTGGCCGGGACCAAGGTTTTCGATCCGCTGGGCGACTTGGTAGGCCGCGTTCGTGATGTCGTCGTGACGCTGCGGCAGCACGGCAACCCGCGCGCGGTGGGCCTGGTGGTGGAGGTCGCGGGCCGAAAACGCGTATTCCTTCCGCTGACGCGCGTCACGAGCATTGCACCGGGCCAGGTCATTAGCACCGGGCTACTGAACATGCGCAGGTTCGAGCAGCGGCCGATGGAAACACTTGCCATCGGCGAACTGCTCGACAGGGAAGTTCAGCTCACGGATGGGTCCGGAAAGGCGACGATCGAAGATCTTGCCATGGAGCAATCACGCATGCGCGATTGGGAAATCACCAAACTCTCGCTGCGGCGCGACGCGCCGACAGGTGGTGGGCTTGTCCTTCGCCGCCGCGGCGAAACGTGGGTCGCCGATGTCTCCGATGTGCTCGCCCTCACACGCACCGGCGCCGAACAAAGCGCCAAGACGCTGCTGGCCACATACGAGGAACTCAAACCCGCCGACCTAGCCGACGTGCTGCATGAGCTTGACGACACCCGTCGCCTCGAAGTCGCAACCGCGATGGACGACGAGCGCCTCGCCGACGTGTTGGAGGAGCTTCCAGACGACGACCGAGTGGATATCTTGACCCGGCTGAAGGTGGACCGGGCCGCGGACGTCCTGGAAGCGATGCAGCCCGACGACGCGGCGGACCTGCTGCACGAGATGCCCGACGCGCAGGCCGCACAGTTGCTGGCGCTCATGGAGCCGGAAGAGGCCAAGGACGTTCGCCTGCTGCTCTCGTACGACGAAAAGACGGCCGGTGGCCTGATGACCACCGAACCCGTGATCGTTTCTCCCGAGACCTCGATTGCCACCGGGCTCGCACGCATCAGGCGCGCCGATGTCCCACCCGCACTGGCGGCGACCATCTTCGTGGTCCGCCCCCCGGTGGAAACGCCCACCGGCCGCTTCTTGGGGGTCGTGCACTTCCAGCGGATGCTGCGCGAACCGCCCCACGGCGCCATCGGCACCATCGTCGACTCGGACATCGAACCGGTCGACCCCCACACGTCTCTTTCAGAGATCGCCCGCCAACTCGCAACGTACAACCTGCTGGCCCTCCCCGTCGTAGACGAGGATCGACACCTGCTCGGCGCCGTCTCCATTGACGATGTCCTTGACCACATGCTGCCCGAAGACTGGCGCGGCACCGACGATTCGAAGACACAGGGGGACGCTAATCATGGCTGA
- a CDS encoding general stress protein yields MTFGAANNSRIPTLPQGVEIASFSNYLDAQKAVDYLSDKAFAVQNVTIVGEDVKMVERVTGRLTYSKVALAGMASGAWFGLFIGLLFMLFVNDGTVAMISAVAVGAGFGMLFSVISFALTGGKRDFTSATQLVAARYVVLCEAASSGAARELLRAGGYLRQTPPPSAPAVQLPADQRSAVGTDGDPAEQPSKPHPNFVDEHGRPRYGVRTEDLPSGAGATGAAPHGSTAEAPNTADTRGEL; encoded by the coding sequence ATGACATTTGGAGCGGCGAACAATTCTCGAATTCCCACCCTTCCGCAGGGGGTGGAGATCGCCTCGTTCAGTAACTATTTAGACGCGCAAAAGGCGGTTGACTACCTGTCCGACAAGGCCTTTGCGGTGCAGAACGTAACGATCGTCGGCGAAGACGTCAAGATGGTTGAACGAGTAACCGGACGCCTCACCTATTCCAAGGTTGCGCTCGCTGGAATGGCGTCGGGCGCCTGGTTCGGACTCTTTATCGGGCTGTTGTTTATGCTCTTCGTGAACGACGGGACCGTCGCGATGATCTCCGCGGTGGCTGTCGGTGCGGGTTTCGGGATGCTGTTTTCGGTCATATCGTTCGCTTTGACCGGCGGCAAGCGGGACTTCACCTCCGCGACCCAGCTGGTCGCCGCGCGCTACGTTGTCCTCTGCGAAGCCGCGAGTTCGGGCGCGGCCCGCGAGTTGCTGCGTGCGGGGGGTTACCTGCGCCAGACACCGCCACCGTCAGCACCCGCGGTCCAGCTCCCGGCGGATCAGCGATCCGCCGTCGGTACTGACGGCGACCCCGCGGAGCAGCCGTCTAAGCCGCACCCCAACTTCGTTGACGAGCATGGGCGCCCGCGCTACGGCGTGCGAACCGAGGATCTGCCCAGCGGCGCCGGCGCAACGGGAGCCGCCCCGCACGGATCGACCGCGGAGGCACCCAACACCGCGGATACGCGCGGCGAGCTGTAG
- a CDS encoding aminopeptidase P family protein has protein sequence MTNDDQAHSTDSLARRGTNRSQRPTSSAFSDFIMGNWAPREPARTAQSADAPYAARRRARLGRAFPATRLVIPAGGLRQRSNDTDYRFRPHSAFAHLSALGTDREPDAVLVIDVPDADASDPTPKATLFFRPLAERDNDEFFADPRYGEFWVGARPTLDEVAVETGMATAHIDTLPDRLAKDVGSEGMGLLVMREADAAVTELVDRIRAQSQLPTGPGEGGDDALFEATSELRLVKDDAEIGHLREAVAATASGFEAVIRALPQAIGHERGERVVEATFDSLARVNGNAVGYETIAAAGPHATTLHWIRNDGQVRDGQLLLLDAGVEVDSLYTADITRTIPISGRFSDAQRRVYEAVLEAADAAFAVALPGNRFRDVHAAAMRVIAAKLDEWGLLPVSAEESLAESGQFHRRWMVHGTSHHLGLDVHDCAQARRELYVDGVLEPGMVFTIEPGLYFKPDDQLIPQEFRGIGVRIEDDVLITQDGCENLSAALPRTPDDVESWIASLRH, from the coding sequence ATGACGAACGATGACCAGGCGCACTCAACGGATTCACTGGCACGCCGCGGAACCAACCGCAGCCAGCGGCCCACCTCCTCCGCATTCTCCGACTTCATCATGGGAAATTGGGCGCCCCGCGAACCGGCCCGCACGGCCCAAAGCGCCGACGCCCCCTACGCCGCGCGGCGCCGCGCCCGGCTGGGCCGGGCCTTCCCCGCCACGCGCCTCGTCATTCCCGCGGGTGGCCTGCGGCAGCGCTCGAACGATACCGACTACCGGTTCCGCCCCCATTCGGCCTTCGCGCACCTCAGCGCGCTGGGAACCGATCGCGAACCGGACGCTGTCCTGGTCATCGACGTGCCGGACGCCGACGCCAGCGATCCCACGCCGAAGGCAACCTTGTTCTTTCGGCCGCTGGCCGAACGCGACAACGACGAGTTCTTCGCGGATCCGCGCTACGGGGAGTTTTGGGTTGGCGCGCGTCCGACCCTCGACGAGGTCGCCGTCGAAACCGGGATGGCGACCGCGCACATCGACACGCTCCCCGATCGCTTGGCGAAGGACGTCGGATCGGAGGGCATGGGCCTGCTGGTGATGCGGGAGGCGGATGCCGCCGTCACCGAGTTGGTTGATCGGATACGGGCGCAATCACAGTTACCCACCGGGCCGGGCGAGGGGGGCGACGATGCGCTCTTCGAAGCGACCAGCGAACTGAGGCTGGTCAAGGATGACGCGGAGATCGGGCACCTGCGCGAGGCCGTCGCCGCCACCGCTAGCGGGTTCGAGGCGGTCATCCGCGCTCTTCCACAGGCAATTGGGCACGAGCGCGGAGAACGGGTCGTTGAGGCCACCTTCGATTCGCTGGCGCGCGTCAACGGCAACGCCGTTGGATACGAGACCATTGCCGCGGCCGGACCGCACGCAACCACGCTGCATTGGATTCGCAACGACGGGCAGGTGCGCGACGGGCAATTGCTCCTCTTGGATGCGGGCGTCGAGGTTGATTCGCTGTACACGGCGGATATCACGCGCACTATTCCGATCAGTGGACGCTTCAGCGATGCGCAACGGCGCGTTTACGAGGCGGTATTGGAGGCAGCGGACGCGGCCTTCGCTGTCGCGCTGCCCGGAAATCGGTTCCGCGATGTGCATGCGGCCGCGATGCGCGTCATCGCCGCCAAGCTCGACGAGTGGGGATTGTTGCCGGTCTCTGCCGAGGAATCGCTCGCCGAATCCGGGCAGTTCCACCGCCGGTGGATGGTCCACGGAACCTCGCATCACCTGGGCCTCGACGTGCACGACTGCGCGCAAGCCCGCCGCGAACTGTACGTTGACGGCGTGTTGGAACCGGGGATGGTGTTCACGATCGAGCCGGGGCTCTACTTCAAGCCCGACGACCAACTCATCCCGCAGGAGTTTCGCGGCATCGGCGTGCGCATCGAGGATGACGTGCTGATCACCCAAGACGGGTGCGAGAATCTGTCGGCCGCGCTGCCGCGCACCCCCGACGACGTCGAATCGTGGATCGCCAGCCTGCGCCATTGA
- a CDS encoding PHP domain-containing protein yields MGSQNHHPSGEFRADLHTHSTASDGTTSPRDVVAAAAAAGLDAVGITDHDTTAGWAEAARAAASCGVTLVRGAEISSAMEKMSVHMLGYLFDPDNADLRREFELVRSDRVTRAERMVDNIAADLPLTWQDVLEQTPQGATVGRPHIADALVAKGIVRDRDEAFADILAAHGRYFVRHYAIDSVRAVELVRAAGGVPVIAHPGATIRGKTLSTNALEQLVEAGLLGIEVYHRDHDAKERVRLRDFARRHDLIVTGSSDYHGAGKKNRLGENLTEPVMVKRIAAAAGVPVLGRLPQ; encoded by the coding sequence ATGGGTTCGCAAAACCACCATCCGTCCGGTGAGTTCCGGGCCGATCTGCACACGCATTCGACGGCTTCGGACGGCACGACCTCCCCACGCGATGTGGTCGCGGCCGCCGCCGCTGCCGGTCTGGACGCGGTGGGTATCACGGATCACGACACAACGGCGGGGTGGGCGGAGGCGGCGCGGGCGGCAGCCTCCTGTGGGGTGACCCTGGTGCGGGGCGCGGAAATCTCGTCCGCGATGGAGAAAATGTCTGTGCACATGCTCGGGTATCTCTTCGACCCCGACAATGCCGATCTACGCCGGGAATTTGAGCTGGTGCGCTCCGATCGCGTCACGCGCGCGGAGCGGATGGTCGACAACATCGCGGCCGATCTGCCGCTTACCTGGCAGGACGTGCTCGAGCAGACGCCGCAGGGTGCAACCGTCGGGCGCCCGCACATTGCCGACGCGCTGGTCGCGAAGGGAATCGTCCGCGACCGCGACGAGGCGTTCGCCGACATCCTGGCCGCGCACGGCCGCTACTTCGTGCGCCACTACGCCATTGATTCGGTGCGCGCGGTGGAGCTGGTGCGTGCCGCGGGGGGAGTTCCCGTCATCGCGCATCCGGGCGCCACGATCCGCGGCAAGACGCTGTCCACGAATGCGTTGGAGCAACTGGTTGAAGCCGGCCTGCTGGGCATCGAGGTGTACCACCGGGACCACGATGCCAAGGAACGAGTCCGCCTCCGCGATTTCGCGCGCCGCCATGACCTGATCGTCACCGGTTCAAGCGACTATCACGGGGCGGGTAAAAAGAACCGGCTCGGTGAGAATCTCACCGAGCCGGTCATGGTCAAACGGATCGCCGCCGCCGCGGGCGTTCCCGTGCTGGGGAGACTACCGCAGTAG